The Pseudooceanicola aestuarii genomic sequence TCGCGCCCCATCATCAGGTTGCGCGCCTCCAGCGGGGCGCGAATGGCGGGGTCGGCGATCTCTTCGAAATCGGCGTTATGCGCGAGAGAAAGGCAGCGGCGGTGCATCTCGATCCCGCAGATGGACACCGCATCCTGCCAGATCTCGGCCAGCAGTTCGGTGCGCGCGGCGGCCGAGCTGTGGCCCTGATCCTCGAACAGGGCAGCGGGGTAGAGCATCCCTGTCCGCTCGTTGTCCCACAGGCGGGTGAATTCGGCCTCATAGGCAGCAAAGGTGCCCTCGATCACCTCAAGCAGCCAATCCTGATAGGCGGCCAGATCATCGCCGCGATGGCCCGGCTGGCTGAAATAGGCCATCAGGTAATTCGCCGTCAGCATCCCGATGTCAAAGCCCAGCGGGCCGTATTGCGCGAATTCGGGGTCGATGACGCGCACGTCATCCTCGGTCGCCATGACAGAGCCGCTGTGCAGGTCGCCATGGAGCAGCGTTTCGGTATTGGCGGAGAATTTCAGCAGCATCCGCTGCGCCCGCGCCTTCAGCGCCGGATCGTCGCGCAGGATCTTGATCACCGGGTCAAGACCGGGGGTGTGGTTGTTCAGCTCTGCCTCGAAATAGGGATCGGTGAAGACCAGCCCCTCGGTGATGGCGGGGATTTCCACATTGCCGGAGAAGAGGCCCACATCGGCCTTCTTGTCCGCGCTTTTCATCGACAGTTCCGACCCGCGAAAGCCGGTGCGGGCGCAGAACAGGCCCAGCCGTTCGGCCAGCCCGTCGACGCGTTCGCCGGCGATCAGCTTCTG encodes the following:
- the mtnK gene encoding S-methyl-5-thioribose kinase, with the protein product MTAKDAYEPLTAETLGARLAGIDLLAGKVGPDPTQWDVQEVGDGNLNLVFIVKGPQGAAIVKQALPYVRLVGDSWPLPLYRAFYEYHALTREAARDPGAVPEVWHFDETQALVVMEFLSPHRILRQKLIAGERVDGLAERLGLFCARTGFRGSELSMKSADKKADVGLFSGNVEIPAITEGLVFTDPYFEAELNNHTPGLDPVIKILRDDPALKARAQRMLLKFSANTETLLHGDLHSGSVMATEDDVRVIDPEFAQYGPLGFDIGMLTANYLMAYFSQPGHRGDDLAAYQDWLLEVIEGTFAAYEAEFTRLWDNERTGMLYPAALFEDQGHSSAAARTELLAEIWQDAVSICGIEMHRRCLSLAHNADFEEIADPAIRAPLEARNLMMGRDLILNAAKIDSPRALTDLARQHNGKDVL